From Seriola aureovittata isolate HTS-2021-v1 ecotype China chromosome 20, ASM2101889v1, whole genome shotgun sequence, a single genomic window includes:
- the pdha1b gene encoding pyruvate dehydrogenase E1 subunit alpha 1b isoform X1, with amino-acid sequence MQNMLTIISNALCRITGRNVGAQTVSELLIDLSEYVNLTSPAAPALATTQRQPPKPPPVSTRASVAQLVSSQNDALDSPGTRVVVSRSFADFTPQATFDIKKCDMHRLEDGPPLKAELTRDQGLQYYRTMQTVRRMELKADQLYKQKIIRGFCHLYDGQEACAAGIEAAITPSDHLITAYRAHGYTFTRGVSIKEILAELTGRKGGVAKGKGGSMHMYAPHFYGGNGIVGAQVPLGAGIALACLYQGNNQICVTLYGDGAANQGQIFESFNMAALWKLPCIFICENNKYGMGTSVERASASTDYYKRGDYIPGIRVDGMDVLCVREATKFAADHCRSGKGPIIMELQTYRYHGHSMSDPGVSYRTREEIQEVRSKSDPISLLKERMLTNNMASVEEFKEIDIEIRKQVEDAAQFATSDPEPPLEELCNHIFSNSPPLEVRGTHPWAKLKSIS; translated from the exons ATGCAAAATATGTTAACCATCATCTCCAACGCTCTTTGTCGGATCACTGGCAGGAATGTG GGAGCCCAAACAGTGTCTGAG TTGCTGATTGACCTGTCAGAGTACGTCAATCTAACCTCACCGGCGGCGCCTGCCTTGGCAACGACCCAGCGACAACCACCTAAACCACCACCAGTCAGTACTAGAGCATCTGTGGCACAGTTAGTTAGCTCCCAGAACGACGCGCTAGACTCTCCA GGCACCAGAGTCGTGGTCTCCCGCTCCTTCGCTGACTTCACCCCTCAGGCGACCTTTGACATCAAG AAATGCGACATGCACCGTCTGGAGGACGGTCCTCCTCTGAAGGCGGAGCTGACTCGGGATCAGGGCTTGCAGTACTACCGCACCATGCAGACTGTGAGGCGCATGGAGCTCAAAGCCGATCAGCTGTACAAACAGAAGATCATCCGAGGCTTCTGTCACCTGTATGATGGACAG GAAGCGTGTGCTGCAGGTATCGAGGCAGCCATCACCCCCTCTGATCACCTGATCACGGCGTACCGCGCCCACGGATACACGTTCACCCGCGGCGTGTCCATCAAAGAGATCCTGGCGGAGCTCACAG GTCGTAAAGGGGGCGTGGCCAAAGGCAAAGGAGGTTCAATGCACATGTACGCCCCTCATTTCTATGGAGGCAACGGCATTGTGGGagcacag GTTCCTCTGGGAGCAGGTATCGCTCTGGCCTGTCTGTACCAAGGCAACAATCAGATCTGTGTCACGCTCTACGGAGACGGAGCAGCCAATCAG GGTCAGATCTTTGAGTCTTTCAACATGGCCGCCTTGTGGAAGCTGCCGTGTATTTTCATCTGCGAGAACAACAAGTACGGCATGGGGACGTCGGTGGAGAGAGCTTCAGCCAGCACCGACTACTACAAGAGAGGAGACTACATCCCAGGAATCAGA GTGGATGGGATGGATGtcctgtgtgtcagagaggCCACCAAATTCGCTGCAGATCACTGCAGATCAGGAAAG ggtcCCATTATAATGGAGCTGCAGACCTACCGTTACCATGGGCACAGCATGAGTGACCCCGGGGTCAG CTACCGCACTCGTGAGGAGATCCAGGAGGTTCGCAGTAAGAGCGACCCCATCTCCTTGCTGAAGGAGCGCATGCTCACCAACAACATGGCGTCTGTGGAGGAGTTCAAG GAAATTGACATCGAGATCCGAAAGCAGGTGGAGGACGCAGCTCAGTTTGCCACATCAGACCCAGAGCCGCCGCTGGAGGAGCTGTGCAACCACATCTTCTCCAACAGCCCGCCGCTGGAGGTCCGCGGGACGCACCCCTGGGCCAAACTCAAGTCCATCAGCTAG
- the pdha1b gene encoding pyruvate dehydrogenase E1 subunit alpha 1b isoform X2, whose product MQNMLTIISNALCRITGRNVLLIDLSEYVNLTSPAAPALATTQRQPPKPPPVSTRASVAQLVSSQNDALDSPGTRVVVSRSFADFTPQATFDIKKCDMHRLEDGPPLKAELTRDQGLQYYRTMQTVRRMELKADQLYKQKIIRGFCHLYDGQEACAAGIEAAITPSDHLITAYRAHGYTFTRGVSIKEILAELTGRKGGVAKGKGGSMHMYAPHFYGGNGIVGAQVPLGAGIALACLYQGNNQICVTLYGDGAANQGQIFESFNMAALWKLPCIFICENNKYGMGTSVERASASTDYYKRGDYIPGIRVDGMDVLCVREATKFAADHCRSGKGPIIMELQTYRYHGHSMSDPGVSYRTREEIQEVRSKSDPISLLKERMLTNNMASVEEFKEIDIEIRKQVEDAAQFATSDPEPPLEELCNHIFSNSPPLEVRGTHPWAKLKSIS is encoded by the exons ATGCAAAATATGTTAACCATCATCTCCAACGCTCTTTGTCGGATCACTGGCAGGAATGTG TTGCTGATTGACCTGTCAGAGTACGTCAATCTAACCTCACCGGCGGCGCCTGCCTTGGCAACGACCCAGCGACAACCACCTAAACCACCACCAGTCAGTACTAGAGCATCTGTGGCACAGTTAGTTAGCTCCCAGAACGACGCGCTAGACTCTCCA GGCACCAGAGTCGTGGTCTCCCGCTCCTTCGCTGACTTCACCCCTCAGGCGACCTTTGACATCAAG AAATGCGACATGCACCGTCTGGAGGACGGTCCTCCTCTGAAGGCGGAGCTGACTCGGGATCAGGGCTTGCAGTACTACCGCACCATGCAGACTGTGAGGCGCATGGAGCTCAAAGCCGATCAGCTGTACAAACAGAAGATCATCCGAGGCTTCTGTCACCTGTATGATGGACAG GAAGCGTGTGCTGCAGGTATCGAGGCAGCCATCACCCCCTCTGATCACCTGATCACGGCGTACCGCGCCCACGGATACACGTTCACCCGCGGCGTGTCCATCAAAGAGATCCTGGCGGAGCTCACAG GTCGTAAAGGGGGCGTGGCCAAAGGCAAAGGAGGTTCAATGCACATGTACGCCCCTCATTTCTATGGAGGCAACGGCATTGTGGGagcacag GTTCCTCTGGGAGCAGGTATCGCTCTGGCCTGTCTGTACCAAGGCAACAATCAGATCTGTGTCACGCTCTACGGAGACGGAGCAGCCAATCAG GGTCAGATCTTTGAGTCTTTCAACATGGCCGCCTTGTGGAAGCTGCCGTGTATTTTCATCTGCGAGAACAACAAGTACGGCATGGGGACGTCGGTGGAGAGAGCTTCAGCCAGCACCGACTACTACAAGAGAGGAGACTACATCCCAGGAATCAGA GTGGATGGGATGGATGtcctgtgtgtcagagaggCCACCAAATTCGCTGCAGATCACTGCAGATCAGGAAAG ggtcCCATTATAATGGAGCTGCAGACCTACCGTTACCATGGGCACAGCATGAGTGACCCCGGGGTCAG CTACCGCACTCGTGAGGAGATCCAGGAGGTTCGCAGTAAGAGCGACCCCATCTCCTTGCTGAAGGAGCGCATGCTCACCAACAACATGGCGTCTGTGGAGGAGTTCAAG GAAATTGACATCGAGATCCGAAAGCAGGTGGAGGACGCAGCTCAGTTTGCCACATCAGACCCAGAGCCGCCGCTGGAGGAGCTGTGCAACCACATCTTCTCCAACAGCCCGCCGCTGGAGGTCCGCGGGACGCACCCCTGGGCCAAACTCAAGTCCATCAGCTAG
- the pdha1b gene encoding pyruvate dehydrogenase E1 subunit alpha 1b isoform X3 has protein sequence MQNMLTIISNALCRITGRNVGAQTVSEGTRVVVSRSFADFTPQATFDIKKCDMHRLEDGPPLKAELTRDQGLQYYRTMQTVRRMELKADQLYKQKIIRGFCHLYDGQEACAAGIEAAITPSDHLITAYRAHGYTFTRGVSIKEILAELTGRKGGVAKGKGGSMHMYAPHFYGGNGIVGAQVPLGAGIALACLYQGNNQICVTLYGDGAANQGQIFESFNMAALWKLPCIFICENNKYGMGTSVERASASTDYYKRGDYIPGIRVDGMDVLCVREATKFAADHCRSGKGPIIMELQTYRYHGHSMSDPGVSYRTREEIQEVRSKSDPISLLKERMLTNNMASVEEFKEIDIEIRKQVEDAAQFATSDPEPPLEELCNHIFSNSPPLEVRGTHPWAKLKSIS, from the exons ATGCAAAATATGTTAACCATCATCTCCAACGCTCTTTGTCGGATCACTGGCAGGAATGTG GGAGCCCAAACAGTGTCTGAG GGCACCAGAGTCGTGGTCTCCCGCTCCTTCGCTGACTTCACCCCTCAGGCGACCTTTGACATCAAG AAATGCGACATGCACCGTCTGGAGGACGGTCCTCCTCTGAAGGCGGAGCTGACTCGGGATCAGGGCTTGCAGTACTACCGCACCATGCAGACTGTGAGGCGCATGGAGCTCAAAGCCGATCAGCTGTACAAACAGAAGATCATCCGAGGCTTCTGTCACCTGTATGATGGACAG GAAGCGTGTGCTGCAGGTATCGAGGCAGCCATCACCCCCTCTGATCACCTGATCACGGCGTACCGCGCCCACGGATACACGTTCACCCGCGGCGTGTCCATCAAAGAGATCCTGGCGGAGCTCACAG GTCGTAAAGGGGGCGTGGCCAAAGGCAAAGGAGGTTCAATGCACATGTACGCCCCTCATTTCTATGGAGGCAACGGCATTGTGGGagcacag GTTCCTCTGGGAGCAGGTATCGCTCTGGCCTGTCTGTACCAAGGCAACAATCAGATCTGTGTCACGCTCTACGGAGACGGAGCAGCCAATCAG GGTCAGATCTTTGAGTCTTTCAACATGGCCGCCTTGTGGAAGCTGCCGTGTATTTTCATCTGCGAGAACAACAAGTACGGCATGGGGACGTCGGTGGAGAGAGCTTCAGCCAGCACCGACTACTACAAGAGAGGAGACTACATCCCAGGAATCAGA GTGGATGGGATGGATGtcctgtgtgtcagagaggCCACCAAATTCGCTGCAGATCACTGCAGATCAGGAAAG ggtcCCATTATAATGGAGCTGCAGACCTACCGTTACCATGGGCACAGCATGAGTGACCCCGGGGTCAG CTACCGCACTCGTGAGGAGATCCAGGAGGTTCGCAGTAAGAGCGACCCCATCTCCTTGCTGAAGGAGCGCATGCTCACCAACAACATGGCGTCTGTGGAGGAGTTCAAG GAAATTGACATCGAGATCCGAAAGCAGGTGGAGGACGCAGCTCAGTTTGCCACATCAGACCCAGAGCCGCCGCTGGAGGAGCTGTGCAACCACATCTTCTCCAACAGCCCGCCGCTGGAGGTCCGCGGGACGCACCCCTGGGCCAAACTCAAGTCCATCAGCTAG
- the pdha1b gene encoding pyruvate dehydrogenase E1 subunit alpha 1b isoform X4: protein MQNMLTIISNALCRITGRNVGTRVVVSRSFADFTPQATFDIKKCDMHRLEDGPPLKAELTRDQGLQYYRTMQTVRRMELKADQLYKQKIIRGFCHLYDGQEACAAGIEAAITPSDHLITAYRAHGYTFTRGVSIKEILAELTGRKGGVAKGKGGSMHMYAPHFYGGNGIVGAQVPLGAGIALACLYQGNNQICVTLYGDGAANQGQIFESFNMAALWKLPCIFICENNKYGMGTSVERASASTDYYKRGDYIPGIRVDGMDVLCVREATKFAADHCRSGKGPIIMELQTYRYHGHSMSDPGVSYRTREEIQEVRSKSDPISLLKERMLTNNMASVEEFKEIDIEIRKQVEDAAQFATSDPEPPLEELCNHIFSNSPPLEVRGTHPWAKLKSIS from the exons ATGCAAAATATGTTAACCATCATCTCCAACGCTCTTTGTCGGATCACTGGCAGGAATGTG GGCACCAGAGTCGTGGTCTCCCGCTCCTTCGCTGACTTCACCCCTCAGGCGACCTTTGACATCAAG AAATGCGACATGCACCGTCTGGAGGACGGTCCTCCTCTGAAGGCGGAGCTGACTCGGGATCAGGGCTTGCAGTACTACCGCACCATGCAGACTGTGAGGCGCATGGAGCTCAAAGCCGATCAGCTGTACAAACAGAAGATCATCCGAGGCTTCTGTCACCTGTATGATGGACAG GAAGCGTGTGCTGCAGGTATCGAGGCAGCCATCACCCCCTCTGATCACCTGATCACGGCGTACCGCGCCCACGGATACACGTTCACCCGCGGCGTGTCCATCAAAGAGATCCTGGCGGAGCTCACAG GTCGTAAAGGGGGCGTGGCCAAAGGCAAAGGAGGTTCAATGCACATGTACGCCCCTCATTTCTATGGAGGCAACGGCATTGTGGGagcacag GTTCCTCTGGGAGCAGGTATCGCTCTGGCCTGTCTGTACCAAGGCAACAATCAGATCTGTGTCACGCTCTACGGAGACGGAGCAGCCAATCAG GGTCAGATCTTTGAGTCTTTCAACATGGCCGCCTTGTGGAAGCTGCCGTGTATTTTCATCTGCGAGAACAACAAGTACGGCATGGGGACGTCGGTGGAGAGAGCTTCAGCCAGCACCGACTACTACAAGAGAGGAGACTACATCCCAGGAATCAGA GTGGATGGGATGGATGtcctgtgtgtcagagaggCCACCAAATTCGCTGCAGATCACTGCAGATCAGGAAAG ggtcCCATTATAATGGAGCTGCAGACCTACCGTTACCATGGGCACAGCATGAGTGACCCCGGGGTCAG CTACCGCACTCGTGAGGAGATCCAGGAGGTTCGCAGTAAGAGCGACCCCATCTCCTTGCTGAAGGAGCGCATGCTCACCAACAACATGGCGTCTGTGGAGGAGTTCAAG GAAATTGACATCGAGATCCGAAAGCAGGTGGAGGACGCAGCTCAGTTTGCCACATCAGACCCAGAGCCGCCGCTGGAGGAGCTGTGCAACCACATCTTCTCCAACAGCCCGCCGCTGGAGGTCCGCGGGACGCACCCCTGGGCCAAACTCAAGTCCATCAGCTAG
- the pdha1b gene encoding pyruvate dehydrogenase E1 subunit alpha 1b isoform X5, translating into MHRLEDGPPLKAELTRDQGLQYYRTMQTVRRMELKADQLYKQKIIRGFCHLYDGQEACAAGIEAAITPSDHLITAYRAHGYTFTRGVSIKEILAELTGRKGGVAKGKGGSMHMYAPHFYGGNGIVGAQVPLGAGIALACLYQGNNQICVTLYGDGAANQGQIFESFNMAALWKLPCIFICENNKYGMGTSVERASASTDYYKRGDYIPGIRVDGMDVLCVREATKFAADHCRSGKGPIIMELQTYRYHGHSMSDPGVSYRTREEIQEVRSKSDPISLLKERMLTNNMASVEEFKEIDIEIRKQVEDAAQFATSDPEPPLEELCNHIFSNSPPLEVRGTHPWAKLKSIS; encoded by the exons ATGCACCGTCTGGAGGACGGTCCTCCTCTGAAGGCGGAGCTGACTCGGGATCAGGGCTTGCAGTACTACCGCACCATGCAGACTGTGAGGCGCATGGAGCTCAAAGCCGATCAGCTGTACAAACAGAAGATCATCCGAGGCTTCTGTCACCTGTATGATGGACAG GAAGCGTGTGCTGCAGGTATCGAGGCAGCCATCACCCCCTCTGATCACCTGATCACGGCGTACCGCGCCCACGGATACACGTTCACCCGCGGCGTGTCCATCAAAGAGATCCTGGCGGAGCTCACAG GTCGTAAAGGGGGCGTGGCCAAAGGCAAAGGAGGTTCAATGCACATGTACGCCCCTCATTTCTATGGAGGCAACGGCATTGTGGGagcacag GTTCCTCTGGGAGCAGGTATCGCTCTGGCCTGTCTGTACCAAGGCAACAATCAGATCTGTGTCACGCTCTACGGAGACGGAGCAGCCAATCAG GGTCAGATCTTTGAGTCTTTCAACATGGCCGCCTTGTGGAAGCTGCCGTGTATTTTCATCTGCGAGAACAACAAGTACGGCATGGGGACGTCGGTGGAGAGAGCTTCAGCCAGCACCGACTACTACAAGAGAGGAGACTACATCCCAGGAATCAGA GTGGATGGGATGGATGtcctgtgtgtcagagaggCCACCAAATTCGCTGCAGATCACTGCAGATCAGGAAAG ggtcCCATTATAATGGAGCTGCAGACCTACCGTTACCATGGGCACAGCATGAGTGACCCCGGGGTCAG CTACCGCACTCGTGAGGAGATCCAGGAGGTTCGCAGTAAGAGCGACCCCATCTCCTTGCTGAAGGAGCGCATGCTCACCAACAACATGGCGTCTGTGGAGGAGTTCAAG GAAATTGACATCGAGATCCGAAAGCAGGTGGAGGACGCAGCTCAGTTTGCCACATCAGACCCAGAGCCGCCGCTGGAGGAGCTGTGCAACCACATCTTCTCCAACAGCCCGCCGCTGGAGGTCCGCGGGACGCACCCCTGGGCCAAACTCAAGTCCATCAGCTAG